In one Parambassis ranga chromosome 6, fParRan2.1, whole genome shotgun sequence genomic region, the following are encoded:
- the tanc2b gene encoding protein TANC2 isoform X2, with the protein MFRNSLKMLLTGGKANRKSRSSDGGSEDYADPRSPSLDPHLSHIGQGGSLDSDCAFEGDYAVPPLSMTEGMHHIRIMEGVSRSLPSSPLLTHQAISVRLQPVKKLTAPLRKAKFVESPRIPQSELGSPTHTSTTAKNPDLDTHCPGESNQELGPPPSVDEAANTLMTRLGFLLGDKVSEGPAGTQYSMEEPEARQGQNQRISPCSTLTSSTASPPAGSPCSTLPAAMPGQAGNKDCAYGSVTSPTSTLESRDSGIIATLTSYSENMERGGKYGEGSRGNLKLWQSQKSGMDSFLYRVDENMTASTYSLNKIPERNLDSMSSHSAHSIPLYLMPRPNSVAATSSAHLEDLAYLDEQRHTPLRTSLRMPRQSTTCGPGRSGQDLRVRFAPYRPQDIALKPLLFEVPSITMDSVFTGREWLFQEVDAHLNSPNSGTNHGVVIVGNIGFGKTAIISRLVALSCHGTRMRQIASDSPQASPKHGEGLPLTQPQPTHGTLGGGSCPGTPEMRRRQEESMRRLASQVVAYHYCQADNAYTCLVPEFVHNVAALLCRSPHLVAYREQLLREPHLQSILSLRSCVQDPLASFRRGVLEPLDALYKERKINSEEDLIILIDGLNEAEFHKPDYGDTIVSFLTKTISRFPPWLKLVVTVRTTLQEITNALPFHRISLDSLDENDAIDQDLQGYILHRIHSSPEIQNNISLNGKMDNTTFGKLSAHLKALSRGSYLYLKLTFDLIEKGYLVLKSSSYKIYLCIYPDMESDEFSSVVPVNLAEVYLLQCNMRFPTQSSFERALPLLNVAVASLHPLNDEQIYQAINAGSLQGTLDWEDFQQRVDNLSVFLVKRRDGTRMFVHPSFREWLIWREEGEKTKFLCDPRSGHTLLAFWFSRQENKLNRQQTIELGHHILKAHIFKGLSKKVGVSSSILQGLWVSYSTEGLSAALSSLRNLYTPNIKVSRLLMLGGANVNYRTEVLNNAPVLCVHSHLGYMDMVALLLEFGASVDAQSESGLTPLGYAAAGGHMAIVTALCRKRAKVDHLDKNGQCALVHAALRGHMEVVKFLIQCDWSLGTQQQQSPQTQQQAAFTKSHAVQQALIAAASMGYTEIVSYLLDLPEKDEEEVERAQINNFDTLWGETALTAASGRGKLEVCRLLLEQGAAVAQPNRRGIVPLFSAVRQGHWQIVDLLLTHGADVNLADKQGRSPLMMAASEGHLGTVEFLLTQGASLSLMDKEGLTALSWACLKGHLPVVRYLVESGAATDHADKNGRTPLDLAAFYGDSEVVQFLVDHGAMIEHVDYSGMRPLDRAVGCRNTSVVVALLKKGAKIGPATWAMATSKPDIMIILLSKLIEEGDSFYKKGKVKEAAQRYQYALKKFPREGFSEDLKTFRELKVSLFLNLSRCRRKMNDFGMAEEFATKALELKPKSYEAYYARARAKRSSRQFPEALEDLNEAMKQCPNNREIQRLLQRVEEECHQLSQEEHQQQDLELEPPPSPPPTPPPEDEESLSLSLSMPLPPPPEPRLEDMEPVQDLFEDEDYLEQELEAMSMGLPPPESLANPSSLPIIQSPPLSPTHPDQIYLAGGSPMGQPYEYHPTSSSMSSPTRGSYQPTSPSLSPTHQNSHYRHSPPHTSPVHQPSYRFSPPPMGTGGQGMDHQSPPPSPLRRAAQYRASPPLESVCLYRSQSGSPVRYQTEQLPGRPKSPLSKMSSQRSFQLSSQPSLSSQHHQAQGLRLQPSIAQIVRTNQPSTMMGNSSYGGQMGHSIGSRYQGGSVDVESRLVYQPSLDGRSMSQVQASLSSGALCQHGGRGGVMESSLLKDELPQRPSSAYRASSGGPGGIRYSQTPQISRSQSAAYYPVSEHVLERANAMPPCQLGSPEIPHMVRRPVSANTTEIKQHVPTPRPLIHSQSVGLRFSPSSNNISTGSTANLAPGFRPSSSIQQMEIPLQATYERSCDDISPISPSQGGGGLYQGETTRSRNTPFMGIIDKTARTQQYLHQPSRSRAMTSMDSAISPTSPGQLVQQGSTYSPPASLGNIAYYNKTNNAQNGHLLEEDYYAQTQPPSLGKLANGSRGSGDILERVSQVPTYPDVKVARTLPVAQAYQDNMYRQLSRDSRTQGPTSPIKPKRPFVESNV; encoded by the exons GGGAGTCAAACCAGGAGCTGGGCCCCCCTCCGTCGGTGGATGAGGCAGCCAACACATTGATGACGCGCCTGGGTTTCCTTCTGGGAGACAAAGTGAGTGAGGGGCCAGCCGGTACCCAGTACAGCATGGAGGAACCCGAGGCGAGACAG GGCCAGAACCAGAGGATCAGCCCGTGCTCCACCCTGACCAGCAGCACTGCCTCCCCGCCCGCAGGCAGCCCCTGCTCCACGCTGCCCGCCGCCATGCCCGGCCAGGCTGGCAACAAGGACTGCGCCTACGGCTCTGTCACCAGCCCCACCTCCACACTGGAGAGCAGGGACAGCGGGATCATCG cCACTCTGACCAGCTATTCTGAGAACATGGAGCGAGGAGGCAAGTACGGCGAGGGCTCGCGGGGGAACCTGAAGCTGTGGCAGTCCCAGAAATCAGGCATGGACTCGTTCCTGTACAGGGTGGATGAGAACATGACCGCCTCCACCTACAGCCTGAACAAAATCCCTGAGCGCAACCTGGACAGCATGTCCTCCCACTCTGCCCACTCCATCCCTCTGTACCTCATGCCCCGCCCTAACTCTGTGGCTG ctaCCAGTTCGGCCCACCTGGAGGACCTGGCGTACCTGGATGAGCAGAGGCACACTCCATTACGCACCTCGCTGCGCATGCCCAGACAGAGCACCACCTGCGGGCCGGGTCGCTCCGGGCAGGACCTGAGAg TGCGCTTTGCGCCGTATCGCCCTCAAGACATCGCCCTCAAACCTCTGCTGTTCGAGGTGCCCAGCATCACCATGGACTCCGTCTTCACGGGCCGCGAGTGGCTCTTCCAGGAGGTCGACGCCCACCTCAACAGCCCCAACTCCGGCACCAACCACGGCGTGGTGATCGTGGGCAACATCGGCTTCGGCAAGACGGCGATCATCTCTCGCCTGGTGGCGCTCAGCTGCCACGGCACCCGCATGAGGCAGATCGCCTCGGACAGCCCGCAGGCCTCGCCCAAAC ATGGAGAGGGGCTCCCTCTCACCCAGCCACAGCCCACGCACGGCACCCTGGGAGGAGGCAGCTGTCCCGGGACGCCTGAGATGAGACGACGTCAGGAGGAGTCCATGAGGAGGCTGGCGTCTCAG GTGGTGGCCTACCACTACTGCCAGGCAGACAACGCCTACACCTGCTTGGTGCCGGAGTTCGTGCACAACGTGGCGGCTCTGCTGTGCCGCTCGCCGCACCTCGTCGCCTACAGGGAGCAGCTGCTGAGGGAGCCGCACCTACAGAGCATCCTGAGCCTGCGCTCCTGCGTGCAGGACCCCCTGGCCTCCTTCAGGAGGGGCGTGCTGGAGCCCCTGGATGCACTTTACAAAG agAGGAAGATCAACTCCGAGGAGGATCTCATCATCCTCATTGATGGGCTCAACGAGGCCGAGTTTCACAAGCCCGACTACGGAGACACCATTGTGTCCTTCCTCACCAAAACCATCAGCAGGTTCCCCCCCTGGCTCAAGCTGGTGGTCACAGTCAGAACCACGTTACAG GAGATCACCAACGCGCTGCCGTTCCACCGCATCTCCCTGGACAGCCTGGATGAAAACGACGCCATCGACCAGGACCTGCAGGGCTACATCCTGCACCGCATCCACAGCAGCCCGGAGATCCAGAACAACATCTCGCTCAATGGCAAGATGGACAACACCACCTTTGGCAAGCTCAGTGCCCACCTCAAGGCCCTGAGTCGGGGATCCTATCTGTACCTCAAACTCACCTTTGACCTCATAGAGAAGGGCTACCTGGTCCTCAAAAGCTCCAGCTATAAG atttatttatgcatttatcCAGACATGGAAAGTGATGAGTTCTCCTCT GTGGTTCCAGTCAACCTGGCGGAGGTTTACCTGCTGCAGTGCAACATGCGCTTCCCCACGCAGTCGTCCTTTGAACGGGCGCTGCCCCTGCTGAACGTGGCTGTGGCCTCGCTCCACCCGCTGAACGATGAGCAGATCTATCAGGCCATCAACGCCGGCTCTCTGCAG GGCACCCTGGACTGGGAGGACTTCCAGCAGCGTGTAGACAACCTGTCAGTCTTCTTGGTGAAGAGGAGGGACGGTACCAGGATGTTTGTTCACCCCTCCTTCAGGGAGTGGCTGATctggagagaagagggagagaagacGAAGTTCCTCTGCGACCCGAG GAGCGGGCACACCCTGCTGGCCTTCTGGTTCTCTCGGCAGGAGAACAAGCTGAACAGGCAGCAGACGATCGAGCTGGGCCACCACATCCTCAAAGCACATATCTTCAAG GGCCTCAGCAAGAAAGTCGGAGTTTCCTCATCCATCTTACAAGGCCTGTGGGTGTCGTACAGCACCGAGGGCCTCTCAGCTGCACTTTCTTCACTCCGAAACCTCTACACTCCCAACATCAAG GTGAGCCGGCTGCTGATGTTGGGCGGTGCCAACGTGAACTACCGTACAGAGGTGCTGAACAACGCCCCCGTCCTGTGCGTCCACTCACACCTGGGCTACATGGACATGGTGGCTCTGCTGCTAGAATTCGGTGCCTCTGTCGACGCCCAGTCAGAGAGCGGCCTCACGCCGCTGGGCTACGCTGCTGCCGGGGGACACATGGCCATTGTGACGGCGCTTTGCCGCAAGAGAGCAAAG GTGGACCACCTGGATAAGAACGGCCAGTGCGCCCTGGTTCATGCGGCCCTGAGGGGCCACATGGAGGTGGTGAAGTTCCTCATCCAGTGTGACTGGAGTCTGGggacgcagcagcagcagtcaccgCAGACACAACAGCAGGCGGCCTTCACCAAGAGCCACGCCGTCCAGCAGGCGCTCATTGCTGCAGCCAGTATGGGATACACAGAG ATTGTGTCCTACCTGCTGGACCTGCCagagaaagatgaagaagaggtggAGCGGGCCCAAATCAATAACTTTGACACCCTGTGGGGAGAGACAG CTCTGACGGCGGCGTCTGGTCGGGGGAAGCTGGAGGTTTGTCGCCTGTTACTGGAGCAGGGTGCGGCCGTGGCTCAGCCGAACCGGCGCGGCATCGTCCCGCTGTTCAGCGCCGTGCGGCAGGGACACTGGCAG ATCGTGGACCTCCTGCTGACACACGGAGCAGACGTCAACCTGGCTGACAAACAGGGTCGCAGTCCGTTGATGATGGCCGCCTCAGAGGGACACCTGGGAACTGTGGAGTTTCTGCTCACCCAAG gagcctctctgtctctgatggataaggagggtctgaccgctCTGAGCTGGGCCTGCCTCAAAGGTCATTTACCGGTCGTCCGTTACCTGGTGGAGAGCGGAGCCGCCACCGACCACGCAGACAAGAATGGACGCACGCCCCTGGACCTGGCTGCCTTCTATGGCGACTCTGAAGTG GTCCAGTTCTTGGTAGACCACGGGGCCATGATAGAGCACGTAGACTACAGCGGGATGCGTCCTCTGGACAGGGCGGTGGGCTGCAGGAACACGTCGGTGGTGGTCGCCCTGCTCAAGAAAGGAGCCAAGATAG GTCCAGCCACATGGGCCATGGCCACCTCCAAACCCGACATCATGATCATCTTACTCAGCAAACTCATCGAGGAGGGGGACAGCTTCTACAAG aAGGGGAAGGTGAAGGAGGCCGCTCAGCGCTATCAGTACGCCCTCAAAAAGTTTCCACGCGAAGGCTTCAGCGAGGACCTCAAGACGTTCAGGGAACTCAAAGTATCGCTCTTCCTCAACCTGTCCCGCTGTCGGAGGAAAATGAAC gaCTTCGGGATGGCTGAGGAATTTGCTACAAAGGCTCTGGAACTTAAACCAAAATCATATGAGGCCTACTACGCTAGGGCCCGCGCCAAGCGGAGCAGCAG ACAATTTCCTGAAGCCTTAGAGGACCTGAACGAAGCCATGAAGCAGTGCCCCAACAACCGAGAAATCCAGCGGCTGCTccagagggtggaggaggagtgcCACCAGCTCAGCCAGGAGGAGCACCAGCAGCAAGACCTGGAGCTGgagcctcccccctcccctcctcctacGCCTCCCCCTGAAGACGAGGAGTCcttgtccctgtccctgtccatGCCTCTCCCACCTCCCCCAGAGCCCCGCCTGGAGGACATGGAGCCAGTGCAGGACCTGTTTGAGGACGAGGACTACctggagcaggagctggaggcCATGTCGATGGGTCTGCCCCCACCTGAGTCCCTCGCCAACCCCTCCAGCCTCCCCATCATCCAgagccctcctctctcccccaccCATCCAGACCAGATTTACTTAGCCGGTGGCTCACCCATGGGCCAGCCCTACGAGTatcaccccacctcctcctccatgtcctcccCGACGCGAGGGTCCTACCAGCCCACCTCGCCCTCCCTCTCCCCGACACATCAGAACTCCCACTACCGACACAGTCCACCTCACACCTCCCCAGTGCACCAGCCATCCTACCGCTTCAGCCCGCCTCCTATGGGCACCGGGGGTCAGGGGATGGATCACCAGAGCCCACCGCCTTCGCCTTTACGCCGGGCTGCTCAGTACAGAGCCAGTCCGCCGCTAGAAAGTGTTTGTCTGTACAGGTCCCAGTCCGGTTCGCCTGTCCGCTACCAGACGGAGCAGCTGCCCGGCCGGCCAAAATCTCCCCTCTCCAAGATGAGCAGCCAGCGGTCGTTCCAGCTGAGCTCACAGCCGTCTCTGTCCTCCCAGCACCACCAAGCCCAGGGCCTTCGCCTGCAGCCTTCTATAGCCCAGATAGTCCGCACAAACCAGCCCAGCACCATGATGGGCAACAGCAGCTACGGTGGCCAGATGGGTCATTCCATCGGCAGTCGCTACCAGGGGGGTTCAGTGGACGTGGAGAGCCGCCTGGTGTACCAGCCGTCCCTGGACGGACGGTCCATGTCCCAGGTCCAGGCCAGCCTCAGTTCTGGGGCCCTCTGTCAGCACGGCGGCCGAGGAGGGGTTATGGAGTCGAGCCTGTTGAAGGATGAACTACCCCAGCGCCCCTCCTCTGCCTACCGCGCCAGCAGCGGGGGCCCGGGGGGCATCCGCTACAGCCAGACGCCTCAAATCAGCCGCAGCCAGTCAGCCGCCTACTACCCAGTCTCTGAACACGTGCTGGAGCGTGCCAATGCCATGCCCCCCTGCCAGCTGGGCTCTCCTGAGATCCCCCATATGGTGAGACGCCCTGTGAGTGCCAATACTACTGAGATAAAGCAGCATGTGCCCACCCCCCGGCCGCTCATCCACTCTCAGAGCGTGGGCCTTCGCTTCTCCCCCTCCAGCAACAACATCTCCACCGGATCCACCGCCAATCTGGCGCCGGGCTTCAGGCCGTCCTCCTCCATTCAGCAGATGGAGATCCCCTTGCAAGCCACGTACGAGCGCAGCTGCGACGACATCTCTCCCATCTCGCCCTCCCAGGGTGGCGGGGGACTGTATCAGGGCGAGACCACCCGCTCGCGGAACACGCCCTTCATGGGCATCATAGACAAGACAGCGCGGACTCAGCAGTACCTGCATCAGCCCTCCAGGTCCAGGGCCATGACGTCCATGGACTCCGCCATCAGCCCCACCTCgcccggccagctggtccagcagGGCTCCACCTACAGCCCCCCCGCCTCACTGGGAAACATTGCCTACTACAACAAGACCAACAACGCTCAAAATGgccacctgctggaggaggaCTACTACGCCCAGACCCAGCCGCCCTCACTGGGCAAGCTCGCCAACGGCTCCCGCGGCAGCGGCGACATCCTGGAGCGGGTCAGCCAGGTGCCCACCTACCCCGATGTGAAGGTGGCGAGGACTCTGCCCGTGGCGCAGGCCTACCAGGACAACATGTACCGCCAGCTCTCACGTGACTCCCGGACCCAAGGCCCCACCTCCCCCATCAAACCAAAGAGACCGTTTGTGGAGTCGAACGTGTGA